The Myxocyprinus asiaticus isolate MX2 ecotype Aquarium Trade chromosome 31, UBuf_Myxa_2, whole genome shotgun sequence genome has a segment encoding these proteins:
- the LOC127422297 gene encoding transcription cofactor HES-6-like: MAPVARLCKNGLGMEEEELYAIKSDRKTRKPLVEKKRRARINESLQELRTLLADNDTKIENAEVLDMTVKRVENILQNRSQEAEAMNREASERFAAGYIQCMHEVHTFVSTCSGIDANVAAELLNHLLECMPLNEDKLQEMIMDLISEPHSSSESWPAGEALSPGGHSVSDLSSVHSPSLSNPSSVDICSDLEETEPEASPASAEDSLNSTITQSKFMWRPW; the protein is encoded by the exons ATGGCTCCCGTCGCTCGTCTCTGTAAAAACGGTTTGGGCATGGAGGAGGAAGAATTGTATGCCATTAAAAGTGATAGAAAG ACGCGAAAACCTTTAGTGGAGAAGAAGAGACGAGCGCGCATCAATGAAAGCCTGCAGGAGCTGCGGACACTGCTCGCAGATAACGAT ACAAAGATCGAGAACGCAGAAGTGCTTGATATGACAGTGAAACGAGTTGAAAACATCCTACAGAACCGTTCTCAGG AGGCTGAAGCTATGAACCGTGAGGCCAGTGAGAGATTCGCCGCAGGTTATATCCAGTGCATGCATGAGGTGCACACCTTTGTGTCAACGTGCTCAGGGATCGATGCCAATGTGGCAGCTGAGCTGCTCAATCACCTGCTCGAGTGCATGCCGTTAAACGAGGACAAACTTCAAGAGATGATCATGGATCTCATATCAGAGCCTCACTCTTCCAGTGAATCATGGCCAGCTGGAGAAGCATTGAGTCCAGGAGGCCACAGTGTGTCCGACCTGTCCTCAGTACATTCCCCATCCCTGTCAAACCCTTCCAGTGTGGATATCTGCTCCGATCTTGAGGAGACAGAGCCAGAAGCGAGCCCAGCATCAGCCGAGGATAGCCTGAACTCCACCATCACACAATCCAAGTTCATGTGGAGGCCATGGTAG